The Proteiniborus sp. DW1 DNA window ACCCCAATTTCATCAAACTTTAATCTATATTTTTTCATAGCTTCAATTTTAACTATTCTAGCAGCAACCTCCATTGGTGATTCTACTGTAATTATATTATCAATTAAAGAAGGGAATCGAACTTGAATAATCCTTAATATAGCAGGACATAGAGAAGAAATTACAGGTTTTTGAATATTGTTACTTTTCAGAATATTTCTAATGGCAATTGTAAGTACATCTGCTGCGTAGCCTTCATCAAAAACATGGTCAAAGCCTAAAGCTTTTATGCCTGAAAAGACCATATTCATATCTGTATCTATGCTAAATTGACCATATAATGACATAGGAGAAATAGCTACATTATATTTATATCTATTCAGAACACTTAAATCATCTACTATAACATCTTTTGCATGATATGGACATACTCTAATACATTCTCCACAATCAATACATCTATCTTTTATAATTACTGCCTTCTTTTCCCTTATTCTTATTGCTTCAGTAGGACACCTTCTCATGCAGTTTGTACAGCCATTACATTTATTGTCATCTAATACCACAGAGTGAAAATACTCTTTCATGTTTATCACCCACTAGTTATTTTATATATGCTTAATATATATTTTCATTGATACTATAGTTTCAACATTCGCTTCAGATATAATATTAAATTCATCCGAACATTTTTTCATATTTGGGAGCCCCATACCTGCCCCAAATCCTAGTTCTCTAACTTGATTAGAAGCAGTAGAATAGCCTTCTTGCATAGCAAGTTCAATATTTTCTATTCCTGGTCCTGTATCACGAGCTATAACTTCAATTTCATCAGGTGATATAGTTACAATGATTTTCCCTCCGTACGAGTGGATAACTATGTTCATCTCTGCTTCGTAAGTTGCTATAGCAACTCTTCTAACTATTTTTGAATCAATCCCAAGCTGATTTAATACCTTTTTTACATTACTCGATGCCTCACCTGCACTAATAAAATCATTTTGCATAACACTATATTCTAACTTAATCTTATGATTATTTTCATTCATTTATCTTAATTCACCCTCTATTCTTACTCCTTTCAAACCTCTTTCATATAGCTTGCCACTTGTAGTATATAAAGTGTATTCTGTAGTCATTATTGTAATATCTTTTTCTAGTGCTAATTCTAGCAAATCTTTGCTTGGCATCTTTCCTCTTACAAATACGATAGCAAAAAGACCTGCGATCTCAGCAGTTCTTATAACTTGTGTATTTGTAAGCCCTGTTAACAATACAGATTTTTCGTTAACAAATGCAAGTACATCACTCATCAAATCAGAACCAAAAGCAGAGAAAACCTCTCTGTCTAAAAAATCTTCACCAACTAACACCTTTGCATTTAATATGTCTCTAATTTCACTTAATTTCATTTTTTCACCCCAATCTTCTTCTAGTAAAAGTTAAGTAAACAGAAAAAAATACAATCCGAATCTCTACTCAATTTTAATTCCAATTATAATGAAGCAGAGTCTAGGTAATTTTTTATTGTTCAAATTTTATTCCGGTCTAAATATCTTATCTTTACTCGATACTGTATTAACAAAAGCATCTTCATATATTTCTCTTACATTTTCTAAATAATTATATGCTTCTTCTTTTATTTTAAACTCACCTGCAAAAACTTTGTACGAGTTGCCTACATTAACTATGTATCCATTGTCAAAATTGTTTCCTTTAAGCTCTTTAATGAATTCTTCAGCATTTGTTATACTGCTAAAGTTGCCTATTTGAATACCATAAAAAGTAGTTTCGGCGGTTTCTTCTTCTGATTCTGAAACATTCTCTGTTAAGTCTATAGCCTCTGTTCCTAAGGTTTCTCCATCTACAGTTGAACTTAGGTCACCTTCTAACCCATAATTCTTTTCGACTTTATCACCTAACCCTTCATCAACTGTACTAATAGTTTTTTGTCCTTCGTCAAGTCTAGGCAATATAACATTTTGCACTAAAGCAAATGCTAAAACGATTGATAAAATAGGGGCAACTATAAAAAAGGCAAAAATGGTATAAAGCCTGTCCTTACCAGTATTGGTTACTCTCTTTCTTATTGTTCTTCTCATATAAGCTTGCCTCCCTTTTTCTTTATATTATAGATTATGATAGTTATACTGATTTAATTAACAAAAAATCAACTATTATAATATATAAAAGAAAAAGTTTCAGGCATATATGTTGGGTTGTTAAAATTTTACTTTATCATAGGTTATTCTACATGTTTGTCCTTTTTCCTGCTTTTTTACAAAAAAATAGTCCTCTTTTAGGACTATTTCTATTTTCGTAATTAAGTTCAATTTTCAATATTGGTGCAGAGGAAGGGACTCGAACCCTCATGCTCTCGCATACGCCCCTCAAACGTACGTGTCTGCCTATTCCACCACCTCTGCATGATAGCAGAAGCATATAGTTATATGCTTACTGCAATATTAACAATTTCAATAAATAATTTATCCATAATGTGTCGTTATCATAAGATAGTGCGCCTGCCTATTCCACCTACCTCGCATGAATAGCAATCAGCATAACATACTTACTATTTTTACGTTTATTTTTTAGGCTAATATATTTATTATATCTATAATTCCTTCTTATGTCAATTATAAATATTGGGTTACTCTTTCAAACTGCCCTCTTGTTTCATTACATTCTCTTGTTGCAGTGCTTTTGGAATATACCATTCTGATATTTTATTGTACATGTTAAACTCAGTTGGGGCAACCTCTCCATAAACTTTGCTATTAGCTAATATAGATGAGTTTATGAAGTATAAACTGACATAAGGAAGATCATCAATTATTAAATCCTGAACTTGTTCATATAATCTCTTTTTATCTTCAGGTCTAAAAGTACTTTGGATTCTTAGTAACAGCTCATCCATCTTTACATTATTGTAGCCTATGAAATTCATCCCACCATCTATCTGAGAAGAATGGAAGGCAAAGGATAAATCAGGAATATAAGACAATTCCCAGCCAAGTAGCACCATTTCAAAGGAGCCAGTGTATAATTTTTGCATCAAGGCTTCCCATTGAGCTGCTCTATCTTCTTCAGTCAAATTCTCTTGCTTACTCTCGCTATAATCCTTTACAACATTTATACCTAAATCAGTTAAGTTTTCTGCAATAATGTTCGCTGTCTCTCTTCTTAACTCATTAAAGGAGTTTGTAGTAAGTTTAATTGTCAATTTATTGCCGTCAGCATCTTCAAAAAAACCATCTCCATCTATATCCTTCCAGCCTGCAGATTCAATAATCTGTCTTGCTTTATTTACATTGTATCCATATGAATTTGATTCATCGGATAATAGCCATGACTCTGGATGTATAGGCACATCATTTCTTGTAGCATGCCCTAAATAAACTTTTTGTATTATTGACTGTCTATCTATAG harbors:
- a CDS encoding SPOR domain-containing protein; translated protein: MRRTIRKRVTNTGKDRLYTIFAFFIVAPILSIVLAFALVQNVILPRLDEGQKTISTVDEGLGDKVEKNYGLEGDLSSTVDGETLGTEAIDLTENVSESEEETAETTFYGIQIGNFSSITNAEEFIKELKGNNFDNGYIVNVGNSYKVFAGEFKIKEEAYNYLENVREIYEDAFVNTVSSKDKIFRPE
- a CDS encoding anti-sigma regulatory factor translates to MNENNHKIKLEYSVMQNDFISAGEASSNVKKVLNQLGIDSKIVRRVAIATYEAEMNIVIHSYGGKIIVTISPDEIEVIARDTGPGIENIELAMQEGYSTASNQVRELGFGAGMGLPNMKKCSDEFNIISEANVETIVSMKIYIKHI
- a CDS encoding DRTGG domain-containing protein — protein: MKLSEIRDILNAKVLVGEDFLDREVFSAFGSDLMSDVLAFVNEKSVLLTGLTNTQVIRTAEIAGLFAIVFVRGKMPSKDLLELALEKDITIMTTEYTLYTTSGKLYERGLKGVRIEGELR